Proteins from a genomic interval of Cupriavidus pauculus:
- a CDS encoding redoxin domain-containing protein yields MTDSLLQPAPAWAIQQWFNTDQPLSLEALRGKVVVLEAFQMLCPGCVSHGLPQALRVHQTFAASEVAVIGLHTVFEHHDAMTPTALAAFLHEYRIPFPVGVDQPDGHGGIPHTMRAYAMRGTPTLVLIDAAGNLRHQHFGSVADLTLGAQIAALVLEAREAASVAATAGPAQAAQGCASGACPVDTK; encoded by the coding sequence ATGACCGATTCCCTGCTCCAGCCCGCGCCCGCCTGGGCCATCCAGCAATGGTTCAACACCGACCAACCCCTGTCGCTCGAAGCGCTGCGCGGCAAGGTGGTGGTCCTCGAAGCCTTCCAGATGCTCTGCCCCGGCTGCGTGTCGCACGGGCTGCCGCAGGCGCTGCGCGTCCACCAGACGTTCGCGGCGTCCGAGGTGGCCGTGATCGGCCTGCACACGGTGTTCGAGCATCACGACGCGATGACGCCGACGGCGCTGGCCGCATTCCTGCACGAGTACCGCATTCCGTTTCCGGTGGGCGTGGACCAGCCCGACGGCCACGGCGGCATTCCGCACACGATGCGCGCCTACGCCATGCGCGGCACGCCGACGCTGGTGCTGATCGACGCGGCCGGCAACCTGCGGCACCAGCATTTCGGGTCGGTGGCCGACCTGACGCTCGGCGCGCAGATCGCCGCGCTGGTGCTGGAAGCCCGCGAGGCCGCATCGGTGGCCGCCACGGCCGGGCCCGCGCAGGCCGCGCAAGGGTGCGCATCAGGCGCGTGCCCGGTCGACACGAAATAG
- a CDS encoding cytochrome P450 → MQPADPVAAVTHPDPYPYYRALARTRPFHFDQGLKLWVAAGAEAVAAVLAHPDARVRPPGQPVPPALAGGPAGDLFGRLVRMNDGPAHAALKPAILRGLAGLDLGLVRVRAHALAAALPRLGTDDAHEAMQWMFTLPVLTVADLLGLPLARDADGHVLTRIAGFVTTFAAAMSPLASPADVAAGAAAAQWLTRCVADQADHADPAPPDGLLPTLWRDAAHVEPAARVANAVGLMIQACEATAGLIGNTLVHLGRDAAGRPVEDFDAIDATVGRVADLDPPVQNTRRFLAADAVVCGQPLRAGDAVLVLLAAAAHDPSAPSGGRPWTFGAGRHGCPGDALARVLAACTVQALLARGVQPARLAAGVRYRPSVNARIPQFTSQP, encoded by the coding sequence ATGCAGCCCGCCGATCCCGTCGCCGCCGTCACGCATCCGGACCCGTATCCCTACTACCGCGCGCTGGCCCGCACGCGGCCGTTCCACTTCGACCAGGGCCTGAAGCTCTGGGTGGCCGCTGGCGCCGAGGCCGTGGCTGCCGTGCTGGCGCACCCCGATGCCCGCGTGCGGCCGCCCGGCCAGCCCGTGCCGCCGGCGCTGGCTGGCGGGCCGGCGGGCGACCTGTTCGGCCGGCTGGTGCGGATGAACGACGGGCCGGCGCACGCGGCGCTGAAGCCGGCCATCCTGCGCGGGCTGGCCGGGCTGGACCTCGGGCTGGTGCGCGTGCGCGCGCATGCGCTGGCCGCCGCGCTGCCACGGCTGGGCACCGACGACGCCCACGAGGCCATGCAGTGGATGTTCACGCTGCCGGTGCTGACCGTGGCCGACCTGCTGGGCCTGCCGCTGGCGCGCGACGCCGATGGCCATGTCCTGACGCGGATCGCCGGCTTTGTCACGACGTTCGCCGCCGCCATGTCGCCGCTGGCATCGCCTGCCGATGTGGCCGCCGGCGCCGCCGCCGCGCAATGGCTGACCCGCTGTGTGGCGGACCAAGCCGACCATGCCGACCCCGCGCCGCCCGACGGCCTGCTGCCGACGCTGTGGCGCGATGCCGCGCACGTCGAGCCGGCGGCGCGCGTGGCCAACGCCGTCGGCCTGATGATCCAGGCCTGCGAGGCAACGGCCGGGCTGATCGGCAATACGCTGGTCCACCTGGGCCGCGACGCGGCCGGGCGCCCGGTGGAGGACTTCGACGCCATCGACGCGACCGTGGGGCGCGTGGCCGACCTCGACCCGCCGGTGCAGAACACGCGGCGCTTTCTGGCCGCCGATGCCGTCGTCTGCGGCCAGCCGCTGCGGGCCGGCGACGCGGTGCTGGTGCTGCTGGCCGCCGCCGCGCACGATCCGTCGGCGCCGTCGGGCGGCCGGCCGTGGACCTTCGGCGCCGGCCGCCACGGCTGCCCCGGCGACGCACTGGCGCGGGTGCTGGCCGCCTGCACGGTCCAGGCGCTGCTGGCGCGCGGCGTGCAGCCCGCGCGGCTGGCCGCTGGCGTACGCTATCGGCCATCGGTCAACGCGCGCATTCCGCAGTTCACATCCCAACCCTGA